In Aquimarina sp. TRL1, a single window of DNA contains:
- a CDS encoding SLATT domain-containing protein, producing MTEEQRKMLLDWMRKIHQLEYAHRFESLKWEKRRYYTGLGAFILSTIIAFSFRFPKLSPETYELLPTFLHHNYFIAITSFIVAILTGYQTFTKPNEKALTHKNTGSNYEKLRHRIEFILTTEFQEWELKKRIEMIKEEWEGLDAINVSKKYFDEGKQKVKSFNKYPKELDFLPDIE from the coding sequence ATGACTGAAGAACAAAGAAAAATGCTTCTCGATTGGATGAGAAAAATTCATCAACTTGAATATGCTCATAGATTTGAGTCTCTAAAATGGGAAAAGAGAAGATATTATACAGGTTTAGGAGCTTTTATATTGTCAACAATAATTGCGTTTTCATTTAGGTTTCCAAAGTTAAGTCCAGAGACATATGAACTATTACCAACATTTTTACACCATAATTATTTCATTGCGATTACTTCATTCATTGTCGCCATTTTGACTGGATACCAAACATTTACTAAACCAAATGAAAAAGCTTTGACTCATAAAAATACGGGAAGTAATTATGAAAAACTGCGACATAGAATAGAATTTATCCTGACAACTGAATTTCAGGAATGGGAATTAAAGAAGAGAATTGAAATGATTAAAGAAGAATGGGAAGGATTAGATGCTATTAACGTTTCTAAAAAATATTTTGACGAAGGAAAACAAAAAGTAAAATCATTTAATAAATATCCGAAAGAATTAGATTTTCTTCCAGATATTGAATAA
- the ltrA gene encoding group II intron reverse transcriptase/maturase: MIESVLEATNLYKAERQVLRNKGASGVDGIRYSDLPGFIRKHRAKLLNSIIDNSYIPDAILGVSIPKGKGKTRLLGIPTVVDRWLQQAVSQQLMTRFEYDFEPFSYGFRPNKSLHKAVLQAQRYINDGFQDIVDIDLAGFFDTVDHSILLQLIYNKVKCPTTLRLIRKWLRAPIVIGGRLYKRRRGIPQGSPLSPLLSNIMLDVLDKELEKQGLRYVRYADDFSIYTGSKSKAKEVGNKMYVFLRDRLKLPINKSKSGIRRAVNFELLGHGFVPIYNKGTKGQYQLVVSKSSWNTFKRDLKRLTKKTKPMSMKERLEKITQVCRGWVNNYRLTNSYTKLKKLDEWLRNRLRYCIWHDWKKPERKRKNLIRLGIKYGQAYAWSRTRMGGWAVAQSPILGTTITISRLKRKGYVPMIDYLNKRQTSIW; encoded by the coding sequence ATGATTGAATCGGTATTAGAAGCGACTAACCTTTATAAAGCAGAACGCCAAGTTCTGCGTAATAAGGGCGCTAGTGGGGTAGATGGAATTAGGTACAGTGATCTTCCGGGTTTTATACGGAAACACCGAGCTAAGCTTCTGAACTCCATAATAGATAATAGTTATATTCCCGATGCGATTTTAGGCGTCAGTATCCCTAAAGGAAAAGGCAAAACCAGACTTTTGGGTATTCCTACTGTAGTTGATAGGTGGTTGCAACAAGCGGTAAGCCAACAACTAATGACAAGGTTTGAATATGATTTTGAACCTTTTAGTTACGGTTTTCGTCCCAATAAGAGTCTCCACAAAGCAGTATTACAAGCACAGAGATACATCAACGATGGATTTCAGGACATTGTAGATATTGATTTAGCAGGATTTTTCGATACTGTAGACCACAGTATTTTACTACAATTAATCTACAACAAGGTAAAATGTCCAACTACCTTGCGACTGATCCGCAAATGGCTACGGGCTCCCATCGTTATAGGGGGTAGGTTGTATAAACGCCGAAGAGGAATCCCTCAAGGTAGCCCACTAAGTCCATTATTATCTAATATTATGTTAGATGTTTTGGATAAGGAACTTGAAAAACAAGGACTACGATATGTCCGTTATGCAGATGATTTTAGTATATATACAGGATCCAAAAGCAAAGCTAAAGAAGTTGGAAATAAGATGTATGTTTTTCTAAGAGATAGACTTAAATTACCAATAAACAAGTCAAAAAGCGGAATACGCAGAGCTGTAAATTTTGAGTTGTTAGGGCATGGATTTGTACCGATTTACAATAAAGGTACAAAAGGACAGTACCAGTTGGTTGTAAGTAAAAGTAGTTGGAATACATTTAAGCGTGATCTGAAAAGGTTAACCAAGAAAACCAAACCCATGTCTATGAAAGAACGTCTGGAAAAAATTACCCAGGTATGCAGAGGGTGGGTCAACAATTATCGGTTGACCAATAGCTACACCAAACTTAAAAAGTTAGATGAGTGGCTACGTAACCGACTGCGGTATTGCATTTGGCATGATTGGAAAAAGCCGGAGCGGAAACGCAAGAACCTGATTCGATTAGGAATCAAGTATGGACAAGCCTATGCTTGGAGTCGAACCCGTATGGGAGGTTGGGCAGTAGCTCAAAGCCCTATACTGGGTACTACCATTACCATATCCAGACTTAAAAGAAAAGGATATGTTCCTATGATAGACTACTTAAATAAGAGACAAACTTCGATTTGGTGA
- a CDS encoding YaaC family protein has protein sequence MSYSPINKNSRPIRLHKARVNPEFNSKTVLVDDIWEYIEMWLKRNSTKKAQFYWSQTKDFYNATQILNKNSAPLTAYYCFLNAVKTLFEVKNINAVDRHGVTGYSTGNYSSLQNESIIFQTGGILPQLCNFLGEPINRDIYNLKDILYNLSYLHRAYCLTYTNQAELYIPISNPIFVRKNQSSESWLIFEISDYKYQNGHTVNKLPNGFEKDNGQPNKWIYRKRNRFRWKTQGPQRSGNINRLVNYHKSCRKSLHYIAGDKTLWYFKRDTPNNVINRCNLTLTFAAMHKLSELARYNPVRLAKHFESQHNWLLSEFINISTYQFMDGIASEITGRTFLKPGRRKK, from the coding sequence TTGAGTTACTCCCCAATAAACAAAAATAGTCGACCAATAAGACTCCATAAAGCTCGTGTTAACCCTGAATTTAACTCAAAGACAGTTTTAGTTGATGACATCTGGGAATATATAGAAATGTGGCTTAAAAGAAATAGTACCAAAAAAGCGCAATTTTATTGGAGTCAAACTAAAGACTTTTACAATGCCACTCAAATTTTAAATAAAAATTCTGCTCCACTTACAGCTTACTATTGTTTTTTAAATGCAGTTAAAACTCTATTCGAAGTTAAAAACATTAATGCAGTTGACAGACACGGAGTCACTGGTTATTCAACTGGAAATTATTCTTCTCTCCAAAATGAGTCTATAATTTTCCAAACAGGTGGTATTCTACCTCAGTTATGTAACTTTTTAGGAGAACCCATTAATAGAGATATTTATAATCTGAAAGATATACTATATAATTTATCTTATCTACATAGAGCATATTGTTTGACCTACACTAATCAAGCCGAGCTTTATATTCCAATTTCTAATCCAATTTTTGTTAGAAAAAACCAATCAAGCGAAAGTTGGTTAATTTTTGAAATTTCTGATTACAAGTATCAAAATGGGCATACAGTAAATAAACTACCGAATGGCTTTGAAAAAGATAATGGACAACCAAACAAATGGATTTACAGAAAACGAAATAGATTTCGTTGGAAAACTCAAGGACCTCAAAGGTCTGGAAATATTAATAGATTGGTAAACTATCATAAAAGCTGTAGAAAATCTTTACATTATATTGCTGGAGATAAAACTTTATGGTACTTCAAAAGAGATACCCCTAACAATGTGATAAATAGATGCAACTTAACATTAACTTTTGCTGCTATGCATAAATTAAGTGAATTAGCCAGATATAATCCTGTTAGGTTAGCAAAACATTTTGAAAGTCAACATAACTGGTTATTATCTGAGTTTATTAATATATCTACTTATCAATTTATGGATGGAATCGCTTCTGAGATTACGGGTAGAACATTCCTCAAACCTGGTAGAAGAAAAAAATAA